The region GGCGATATATTCACTCGGGTGATGAATTTTTATTGACCGACTTGCCGGGTATTTACGCACTAGACAGTGGTAACGATGCAAACAGTATCGATGAATCTATCGCTTCTCGCGCGGTATTAACGTTACCTGCCGATATCATCATCAACGTTGTTGACGCAACATGTTTGGAACGTAGTTTGTACATGACATTACAGCTGCGTGAACTGGGTCGTCCAATGGTGGTGATCCTAAACAAGATGGATGCGCTGAAACGCGAACGTCAAACTATCGATGAAAAAGCACTGCAGGCGATGCTGGGTTGTCCTGTGATCGCAATCTCGGCACACAACCGTCACCACGTGCGTAAATTTAAAGAGCAGCTGCACCGAGTGTTGGTGCAAGGCATTGCTCTTGAGCCATTCAAACTCAATTATGGCCCTGAGTTTGAAGCTGCCATCGGACGTATTGAACCTCTATTTACGGGCAAAGTAGCTGCAGCGCGTGCGTTAGCGATTCGTGCCCTAGAAAATGACCGCTTGGTCATCAATGAACAACCTGCCGAAAAACGTACCCAGATTGATGCAGAGCGACGTGATAGCCAGTTGGATATCGACTTACATGTGGCGGATGTGAAATACACGTTCTTGCACACTCAATGTCAAACCATTCGCCGCAGTGAAGGTAAATTGAGCCACAGCTTTACCGAGAAAGCCGATAAACTGATGCTCAATAAGTGGTTAGGTATTCCACTGTTTTTCTTCGTTATGTACCTGATGTTTATGTTCTCGATCAATATCGGCAGTGCCTTCATCGATTTCTTTGATATCGGGGTTGGTGCGCTATTGGTCGACGGTGGCCATTATCTGCTGGATGACCACTTGCCAGTATGGTTAACCACAGTGCTTGTTGATGGTATTGGCGGAGGTATTCAAACCGTTGCGACTTTTATCCCTGTGATCGCTTGTTTGTATCTATTCCTTGCAGTGCTAGAAAGCTCGGGTTACATGTCTCGCGCCGCGTTTGTACTGGATAAAGTGATGCAGAAAATCGGCTTGCCAGGTAAAGCGTTTGTGCCATTAGTGCTGGGTTTTGGTTGTAACGTGCCGGCTATCATGGCAACACGTACGTTAGATCAAGAGCGTGAGCGTAAACTCGCTGCTTCTATGGCGCCATTTATGTCTTGTGGTGCTCGTTTACCCGTGTATGCACTATTTGCAGCAGCCTTCTTCCCTGAAAGCGGACAAAACATCGTGTTTGCTCTGTACATTCTAGGCATTATTGCGGCGGTATTTACCGGGCTATTCATGAAGAAAACCTTGTACCCAGGTTCAAGTGATTCGCTCATCATGGAAATGCCAGATTATGAAATTCCAACGCTGCAAAACGTGTTGATTAAAACTTGGCAGAAGCTAAAACGCTTCGTGCTGGGGGCGGGTAAAACCATCGTACTCGTGGTGGCCGTGTTGAGTTTCTTTAACTCATTGGGTATGGATGGCAGTTTCGGTAACGAAGACAGTCAAAACTCTGTGCTATCAAAAGCGGCACAAGTAGTGACGCCAGTATTCACTCCAATGGGGGTTGAAGACGACAACTGGGCAGCAACGGTCGGTATCATTACCGGTATTTTCGCTAAAGAAGCCGTAGTAGGGACGCTAAACAGTCTGTACACCTCTGCAGACGAAGGTGGCAATGATGAATTTGACTTGATGGCGAGTTTGAAAGAAGCGGTGATGTCGATTCCGCAAAACTTGGCCGATTTGAGTTACTCAGACCCGCTAGGCATTGAAGTTGGCGATTTGAGTGATAGCCAAACAGTGGCGGAAGAGCAAGCGGTTGATAGCTCTATCTTCACTAACTTGAATAAGCACTTTACTTCGGGTTATGCGGCTTTCTCTTACTTGATTTTGGTACTGCTATACACCCCGTGTGTGGCGGCTATGGGCGCATACGTTCGTGAGTTTGGTCCTAAATTTGCCCGCTTTATTGCGCTTTGGACCTTCGGTCTTGGCTACGGTGGTGCGACTTTCTTCTATCAAGCAACGCAAATCAGCAGCCATCCTGTGCAAAGCATCAGTTGGATGGTGGTGATTGTTGCGGCGTTGATTGGGGTTTACTTCTACCTACGTCGAGTCGGGAATCGCGTACAAGCCCAGGCTTTGGAGGCGCTATGATTCTCGCCGAGCTAAAAAGCTACATTGCAGAGCATCGCGGCGTGAGTCGCCGCGAACTAGCCGAACATTTTCGTTTAAGTGAAGATGGGGTAGAGGCGATGTTGGCCGTTTGGCTAAAAAAAGGCGTCATATCCCGCCAAGAAGACACCAATTCAGCTGACAAAGTGATGCGTGTTCGTTACGTGGTCAATCAGAGTAACGGCTTAGCGGTGAATGTTACGATGTAATTGATGGTATTTTGTTGATGCCAATAAAAAGCCTCACTTCATTGAAGTGAGGCTTTTTTATGAATGTGTTTTGTAGTTGTACCTATGGCTTACTGCCGTGGTGAATTTAGGCGCTAAACAGATCGCTTTGGCTAAATGCGTCACGCAGTTCGGCCAGCATAGCTTGTTGGGCATTAGATTCACGATGCTCGCCTTTGGTATTGCCCCATACTGGACCTGGCCATGCGATATCGGTTTTAAAACGAGCGATATGATGAATGTGCAGCTGCGGAACCATGTTACCTAAAGCGCCAAGATTGATTTTGTCGGGTTGGTAAAGTGCTTCAAGCGTTTCACTCACCAATTGTGATTCCAACAAAAACTGTTGCTGCTCTGCCATAGGTAGGTGATGTAACTCTTTCAAGTTCTCTTTTTTCGGTACCAAAATGACCCAAGGCACAGCGCCATCTTTATGCAGTAAAGCAACACAAATTGGGAAATGACCAATAACGTCG is a window of Vibrio porteresiae DSM 19223 DNA encoding:
- the feoB gene encoding Fe(2+) transporter permease subunit FeoB: MQYQVLTVGNPNSGKTTLFNGLTGAKQQVGNWAGVTVEKKTGRYIHSGDEFLLTDLPGIYALDSGNDANSIDESIASRAVLTLPADIIINVVDATCLERSLYMTLQLRELGRPMVVILNKMDALKRERQTIDEKALQAMLGCPVIAISAHNRHHVRKFKEQLHRVLVQGIALEPFKLNYGPEFEAAIGRIEPLFTGKVAAARALAIRALENDRLVINEQPAEKRTQIDAERRDSQLDIDLHVADVKYTFLHTQCQTIRRSEGKLSHSFTEKADKLMLNKWLGIPLFFFVMYLMFMFSINIGSAFIDFFDIGVGALLVDGGHYLLDDHLPVWLTTVLVDGIGGGIQTVATFIPVIACLYLFLAVLESSGYMSRAAFVLDKVMQKIGLPGKAFVPLVLGFGCNVPAIMATRTLDQERERKLAASMAPFMSCGARLPVYALFAAAFFPESGQNIVFALYILGIIAAVFTGLFMKKTLYPGSSDSLIMEMPDYEIPTLQNVLIKTWQKLKRFVLGAGKTIVLVVAVLSFFNSLGMDGSFGNEDSQNSVLSKAAQVVTPVFTPMGVEDDNWAATVGIITGIFAKEAVVGTLNSLYTSADEGGNDEFDLMASLKEAVMSIPQNLADLSYSDPLGIEVGDLSDSQTVAEEQAVDSSIFTNLNKHFTSGYAAFSYLILVLLYTPCVAAMGAYVREFGPKFARFIALWTFGLGYGGATFFYQATQISSHPVQSISWMVVIVAALIGVYFYLRRVGNRVQAQALEAL
- a CDS encoding FeoC-like transcriptional regulator → MILAELKSYIAEHRGVSRRELAEHFRLSEDGVEAMLAVWLKKGVISRQEDTNSADKVMRVRYVVNQSNGLAVNVTM
- a CDS encoding HIT family protein, which gives rise to MSFSLHPQLEKDTDVIGHFPICVALLHKDGAVPWVILVPKKENLKELHHLPMAEQQQFLLESQLVSETLEALYQPDKINLGALGNMVPQLHIHHIARFKTDIAWPGPVWGNTKGEHRESNAQQAMLAELRDAFSQSDLFSA